From the Hevea brasiliensis isolate MT/VB/25A 57/8 chromosome 15, ASM3005281v1, whole genome shotgun sequence genome, one window contains:
- the LOC110635438 gene encoding 40S ribosomal protein S15, whose protein sequence is MADVETEVAAGQPKKRTFKKFSFRGVDLDALLDMSTDELVKLFHARARRRFQRGLKRKPMALIKKLRKAKREAPPGEKPEPVRTHLRNMIIVPEMIGSIIGVYNGKTFNQVEIKPEMIGHYLAEFSISYKPVKHGRPGIGATHSSRFIPLK, encoded by the exons ATG GCGGATGTGGAGACAGAGGTGGCTGCAGGACAGCCGAAGAAGAGAACGTTCAAGAAGTTTAGCTTCAGAGGTGTGGATTTGGATGCTCTCCTTGATATGTCCACTGATGAGCTTGTCAAGCTCTTCCATGCCCGTGCTCGGAGAAG ATTCCAGAGGGGTCTGAAGAGGAAGCCCATGGCTCTGATCAAGAAGCTGCGCAAGGCG AAAAGGGAGGCCCCACCTGGTGAGAAGCCAGAACCTGTTCGAACCCACCTACGTAATATGATTATTGTACCTGAGATGATTGGAAGCATCATTGGTGTGTACAATGGGAAGACCTTCAATCAAGTTGAAATCAAACCTGAAATGATCGGTCATTATTTGGCTGAGTTCTCAATCTCATACAAGCCTGTTAAGCATGGTAGACCTGGTATTGGTGCCACCCACTCATCTAGGTTCATTCCTCTCAAGTGA
- the LOC110635437 gene encoding transcription factor bHLH92 isoform X1 has translation MDLFSEELQGDAFWYEPTPLNQSAFLPYTSTPTTEISASNSGNRSNPTNMNKRIIEFMTISWPVRTETQESESARCFRRKISERVRREKEKNGYLALHAMLPLGTKNDKNSIMQVAAKRIHELKRYKEVLKRRNQELEAKSEAMEVEYARSTKIEFKVRNASSGVDYMVEVLKCLNSLGAKIRSIKSTFSDEELVAVMDIETQISDAEVRKAVQSTLKDVGRKLLGHFAEGSMQHNV, from the exons ATGGATCTTTTCTCTGAGGAATTGCAGGGTGATGCCTTCTGGTACGAGCCTACTCCACTTAACCAAAGCGCTTTCCTGCCATACACAAGCACGCCCACAACCGAAATTTCGGCAAGTAATTCTGGCAATCGATCAAATCCTACTAACATGAACAAGAGAATCATAGAATTCATGACGATAAGTTGGCCCGTCAGGACTGAAACTCAAGAATCTGAGAGTGCGAGATGTTTTCGCCGGAAGATTAGCGAAAGAGTGCGGAGAGAGAAGGAAAAGAACGGGTACTTAGCCCTTCACGCTATGTTGCCTCTTGGCACGAAG AATGATAAGAACTCGATTATGCAAGTGGCGGCGAAGAGAATTCATGAGTTGAAGCGGTACAAGGAGGTGTTGAAGAGGAGAAACCAAGAGCTTGAAGCGAAATCTGAGGCGATGGAGGTGGAGTATGCGAGGAGTACAAAGATTGAGTTCAAAGTACGCAACGCATCATCAGGGGTTGATTATATGGTGGAGGTTCTTAAGTGCTTGAATAGCTTGGGAGCAAAAATCAGAAGCATTAAATCAACGTTTTCAGATGAGGAACTTGTAGCAGTAATGGATATTGAAACCCAG ATTTCAGATGCTGAGGTAAGAAAGGCAGTGCAATCTACGCTAAAGGATGTTGGGAGGAAACTTCTCGGCCATTTTGCTGAAGGAAGCATGCAGCACAACGTATAA
- the LOC110635437 gene encoding transcription factor bHLH92 isoform X2 produces the protein MDLFSEELQGDAFWYEPTPLNQSAFLPYTSTPTTEISASNSGNRSNPTNMNKRIIEFMTISWPVRTETQESESARCFRRKISERVRREKEKNGYLALHAMLPLGTKNDKNSIMQVAAKRIHELKRYKEVLKRRNQELEAKSEAMEVEYARSTKIEFKVRNASSGVDYMVEVLKCLNSLGAKIRSIKSTFSDEELVAVMDIETQMLR, from the exons ATGGATCTTTTCTCTGAGGAATTGCAGGGTGATGCCTTCTGGTACGAGCCTACTCCACTTAACCAAAGCGCTTTCCTGCCATACACAAGCACGCCCACAACCGAAATTTCGGCAAGTAATTCTGGCAATCGATCAAATCCTACTAACATGAACAAGAGAATCATAGAATTCATGACGATAAGTTGGCCCGTCAGGACTGAAACTCAAGAATCTGAGAGTGCGAGATGTTTTCGCCGGAAGATTAGCGAAAGAGTGCGGAGAGAGAAGGAAAAGAACGGGTACTTAGCCCTTCACGCTATGTTGCCTCTTGGCACGAAG AATGATAAGAACTCGATTATGCAAGTGGCGGCGAAGAGAATTCATGAGTTGAAGCGGTACAAGGAGGTGTTGAAGAGGAGAAACCAAGAGCTTGAAGCGAAATCTGAGGCGATGGAGGTGGAGTATGCGAGGAGTACAAAGATTGAGTTCAAAGTACGCAACGCATCATCAGGGGTTGATTATATGGTGGAGGTTCTTAAGTGCTTGAATAGCTTGGGAGCAAAAATCAGAAGCATTAAATCAACGTTTTCAGATGAGGAACTTGTAGCAGTAATGGATATTGAAACCCAG ATGCTGAGGTAA